A DNA window from Paraburkholderia sp. IMGN_8 contains the following coding sequences:
- a CDS encoding AraC family transcriptional regulator, whose amino-acid sequence MVNDTQTSSATAARPKDSLGCLSNQLYKDLELDTGEFKFYRKCTRDGKTSAVDMPASDRGLLIGVSLRSGHSRRIFSGHRWASHDFEKDSIYVRDFADDYRAELYRGFDFVLMELSRVFMANACYERSGSSTPRVSSLAGRKDPILGHLAQILSLTLERQSEASPLFVEQLGVTIGTHLIDRYSNAPSESNKKNRRLSGLHEARAKDMLLAQAQGNVSIEEIANACNLSRSYFIRAFRETTHRTPHQWQLERRIDRARDLLKHSDFSLSEIAIACGFSDQSHFTRTFSQLVGKPPGAWRRQTGR is encoded by the coding sequence ATGGTCAACGATACTCAGACTTCCTCCGCCACGGCAGCACGACCGAAAGACTCGCTGGGGTGCCTGTCGAACCAGCTATACAAAGACCTCGAACTCGACACGGGTGAGTTCAAGTTTTATCGCAAGTGCACGCGCGACGGCAAGACGAGTGCGGTCGACATGCCCGCCTCCGATCGCGGCCTCCTTATCGGCGTGTCGCTGAGAAGCGGCCATAGCCGGCGCATTTTTTCCGGGCACAGATGGGCGTCGCACGACTTCGAAAAAGATTCGATCTACGTTCGTGATTTCGCCGATGACTACCGGGCCGAGTTGTACCGCGGTTTCGATTTCGTGCTGATGGAGTTGTCGCGTGTTTTCATGGCGAACGCCTGCTACGAGCGCAGCGGATCGAGCACACCGCGCGTTTCATCTCTGGCAGGCCGCAAGGACCCGATCCTTGGGCACCTCGCGCAGATATTGTCCCTTACGCTGGAACGCCAGAGCGAGGCCAGCCCGCTCTTTGTCGAACAGTTGGGCGTCACGATCGGGACACATCTGATCGATCGGTACAGCAACGCACCGTCTGAGTCGAATAAGAAAAACCGGCGGCTCTCGGGTTTGCACGAGGCGCGAGCCAAAGACATGCTGCTCGCGCAAGCACAGGGCAATGTTTCGATCGAAGAGATCGCGAACGCTTGCAATCTGTCGCGCAGCTATTTCATCCGTGCGTTTCGCGAAACCACGCATCGCACCCCCCACCAATGGCAACTCGAGCGGCGTATTGATCGCGCGCGCGATCTGCTCAAACACTCGGACTTTTCCCTGTCGGAAATCGCCATTGCCTGCGGCTTTTCCGATCAAAGCCACTTCACGCGAACCTTCTCGCAGCTGGTCGGCAAGCCGCCCGGCGCCTGGCGTCGACAGACGGGCCGTTAA
- a CDS encoding FAD-dependent monooxygenase, producing the protein MKIAIAGGSIAGLACALTLTCTGHDVHVYERSATPLRGRGGGVVVLRQMLRFLEDHGHRTRAMLAVPTHRRRWIDSEGQVIRDDPELLPFSSWDAVYRSLCSMLPPGAIHYGRHVASVAEDAHGVDIRFDDGSAPVRADVLVAADGTGSRLRSMLFPGSVSSYAGYIAWRGVVNESAFHRDDVSDLIENMTLYQSDAELFMTFLIPALDGSLETGARRFNWLWYRNEPDMSSVGAFLTGRDGQRHHASVAPGELSEPSLAFLHRTARERLPHTLSQLVAATDTPFLQAISDALSPSFAKGRIALVGDAACTLRPHTGSGTSKAAGDAVSLAEALATPTADVVPVLDDWAARRRSAVEPLILKGPRLAQSFGLGYPSH; encoded by the coding sequence ATGAAAATTGCCATCGCAGGCGGTTCGATAGCAGGGCTCGCATGCGCGTTGACGCTCACGTGCACGGGTCACGACGTGCACGTCTACGAACGCTCCGCCACGCCGCTTCGAGGGCGCGGCGGCGGTGTCGTCGTACTCCGGCAGATGCTGCGCTTTCTCGAGGACCATGGCCACCGAACCCGCGCGATGCTTGCGGTGCCCACCCACCGGCGGCGGTGGATCGACAGCGAAGGCCAGGTGATTCGCGACGACCCTGAGTTGCTGCCGTTTTCATCGTGGGATGCGGTGTACCGGTCGCTATGCAGCATGCTGCCGCCCGGCGCCATTCACTATGGGCGCCACGTCGCGAGTGTGGCCGAAGACGCACACGGCGTGGACATCCGCTTCGACGACGGCTCAGCGCCGGTTCGAGCCGACGTGCTGGTCGCCGCCGACGGCACCGGCTCGCGGCTTCGGTCCATGCTTTTTCCCGGCAGCGTTTCGTCGTATGCGGGGTACATCGCGTGGCGCGGTGTGGTGAACGAAAGCGCTTTCCATCGTGACGATGTCTCGGATCTGATCGAGAACATGACGCTCTATCAATCGGATGCCGAACTATTCATGACGTTCCTCATCCCCGCGCTGGACGGCTCGCTCGAAACAGGCGCACGCCGCTTCAACTGGCTCTGGTACAGGAACGAACCGGACATGTCGTCGGTCGGCGCGTTTCTGACCGGCCGCGACGGCCAGCGCCACCATGCATCGGTTGCGCCGGGCGAACTGTCGGAGCCGTCGCTCGCATTCCTGCATCGAACGGCGCGCGAGAGACTTCCCCACACCTTGTCGCAACTGGTGGCCGCGACGGACACCCCTTTCCTGCAAGCCATCTCCGATGCGTTGAGCCCGTCGTTCGCCAAAGGGCGCATCGCGCTGGTGGGCGACGCCGCCTGCACGCTGCGGCCGCACACGGGCTCGGGCACCTCGAAAGCCGCCGGCGATGCGGTGAGCCTCGCCGAAGCGCTCGCGACACCCACCGCGGATGTCGTACCGGTGCTCGACGACTGGGCTGCGCGGCGCCGGAGCGCCGTCGAACCGCTGATTCTGAAGGGTCCACGGCTGGCTCAATCGTTCGGACTCGGCTACCCGTCGCACTGA
- a CDS encoding c-type cytochrome, whose amino-acid sequence MTRKSRLLAMGGAVVVAALIVAGWLMWKPAIAPVSPPPASSFDAQTKLAGARVVALGDCIVCHTAKGAQPFAGGLPLATPFGTIYATNITPDSETGIGNWSLEAFTRAVRYGVARDGHLLYPAFPYLHFTRMSDRDISVAYAYLMTREPVKETAPANDLMFPLNFRPLLAFWNVLFLHPGEQTADASKDAGLNHGKLLVDGLGHCASCHSPLNAIGGEKLGHAFDGGIVDGWDAPALNALGSAPKPWTMEQLVMYLRSGRASEHGAAAGPMLPVTRDLATVPEADVQAIAAYILSIQKAQPAVMGAATDGAGHVAGHADPSPAAQRGAILFGASCAQCHGPAAPMQSIGERPTLAFSTAVNATTPRNAAQMILSGNGWHGEDSMNYMPSFSDIYSDQQIADLVSYIRATYSQHGAWQDVEETVAKVRQENNAR is encoded by the coding sequence ATGACTCGCAAGTCCAGATTGCTGGCGATGGGAGGCGCGGTCGTCGTGGCCGCGCTGATCGTCGCAGGATGGCTGATGTGGAAGCCCGCGATTGCGCCGGTCAGTCCGCCGCCGGCTTCGTCCTTCGACGCACAAACGAAGCTCGCGGGCGCGCGGGTCGTGGCGCTGGGCGACTGTATCGTCTGCCACACAGCGAAGGGCGCCCAGCCGTTCGCCGGCGGCCTGCCGCTTGCCACCCCGTTCGGGACTATCTACGCCACCAACATCACGCCGGACTCCGAGACGGGCATCGGCAACTGGTCGCTGGAAGCGTTCACGCGAGCGGTACGTTACGGTGTCGCCCGCGACGGACATCTGCTCTATCCCGCGTTTCCGTATCTCCACTTCACGCGCATGTCCGATCGCGACATTTCGGTTGCGTACGCGTATCTGATGACGCGTGAGCCGGTCAAAGAGACCGCGCCGGCGAACGACCTGATGTTCCCGCTGAACTTCCGGCCCTTGCTCGCGTTCTGGAACGTGTTGTTCCTGCACCCCGGCGAGCAGACGGCGGACGCGTCGAAAGACGCCGGGTTGAACCACGGCAAGCTACTGGTGGACGGCCTCGGTCACTGCGCGTCGTGCCATTCGCCGCTCAATGCGATCGGCGGCGAGAAGTTGGGACATGCATTCGACGGCGGCATCGTCGACGGCTGGGATGCCCCCGCGCTGAACGCACTCGGTTCGGCGCCGAAACCGTGGACCATGGAACAGCTCGTCATGTATCTGCGCAGCGGCCGCGCCAGCGAGCACGGCGCAGCGGCCGGCCCGATGCTGCCGGTCACGCGCGATCTCGCCACCGTGCCCGAAGCCGACGTGCAGGCAATTGCCGCCTACATCCTGTCGATCCAGAAAGCGCAACCGGCCGTCATGGGTGCGGCTACCGACGGCGCGGGTCACGTCGCGGGTCACGCCGACCCGTCGCCCGCGGCGCAGCGCGGCGCGATCCTGTTCGGCGCATCGTGCGCGCAATGCCATGGCCCCGCCGCGCCGATGCAATCGATCGGCGAGCGCCCCACGCTTGCGTTCAGCACCGCGGTCAACGCCACGACGCCGCGCAACGCCGCCCAGATGATCCTCAGCGGCAACGGCTGGCACGGCGAGGACAGCATGAACTACATGCCGTCCTTCAGCGACATCTATAGCGACCAGCAGATCGCCGATCTGGTGTCCTACATCCGCGCGACGTATTCGCAGCACGGTGCGTGGCAGGACGTCGAGGAAACGGTGGCCAAAGTCAGACAGGAGAACAACGCGCGATGA
- a CDS encoding alpha/beta hydrolase has translation MNTVTTKDGTRIFFKDWGSGKPVVFSHGWPLDADAWDAQMLFLVQKGYRVIAHDRRGHGRSDQPSHGNDMDTYADDLAAVINALDLKGATLVGHSTGGGEVAHYIGRHGTSRVAKAVLIGAVPPVMVKSESNPIGLPMSVFDGIRASVASNRSQFYKDLAVPFYGFNRPNAKVSQGMIDEFWRECMLGSIKGQYECIKQFSEVDYTADLKKIDVPTLILHGDDDQIVPIDASARLSAKLVKNATLKVYPGAPHGMCSTDADKVNADLLEFLQS, from the coding sequence ATGAACACGGTCACCACCAAAGACGGCACGCGCATTTTCTTCAAGGATTGGGGCAGCGGCAAGCCGGTGGTCTTTTCGCACGGCTGGCCACTCGACGCCGACGCATGGGACGCACAGATGCTGTTCCTCGTGCAGAAAGGCTATCGGGTCATTGCTCACGACCGCCGCGGCCATGGCCGCTCGGACCAGCCGTCCCACGGCAACGACATGGACACCTACGCCGACGATCTGGCTGCCGTGATCAACGCGCTCGACCTGAAGGGCGCCACGCTGGTCGGCCATTCGACGGGCGGCGGCGAAGTTGCGCACTACATCGGCCGCCACGGCACCTCGCGTGTCGCCAAGGCGGTGCTGATCGGCGCCGTGCCGCCGGTCATGGTCAAGAGCGAGAGCAATCCGATCGGCTTGCCGATGTCCGTGTTCGACGGCATTCGCGCGAGCGTCGCGAGTAACCGTTCGCAGTTCTACAAAGACCTTGCCGTGCCGTTCTACGGCTTCAACCGGCCCAACGCGAAAGTCTCGCAAGGCATGATCGACGAGTTCTGGCGCGAGTGCATGCTCGGCTCGATCAAAGGCCAGTACGAATGTATCAAGCAGTTCTCCGAAGTCGACTACACCGCGGATCTGAAGAAGATCGATGTGCCGACACTGATCCTGCATGGCGACGACGACCAGATCGTTCCCATCGACGCCTCGGCTCGCCTGTCGGCCAAGCTGGTGAAGAACGCCACGTTGAAGGTCTATCCGGGTGCGCCTCATGGCATGTGCTCGACCGACGCCGACAAGGTCAACGCCGATCTGCTCGAATTCCTGCAGAGCTAA
- a CDS encoding LysR family transcriptional regulator encodes MNLLEAMRIYVRVVERGSISGAARDLNIGQPAASERIERLEKYLGCRLLLRSARAFNCTPDGVTFYERSKMILHAVEQAVAEVSNDEQVLRGTIRVAAPHCFGETVVPEALTLVRGVYPQLDLELVLNDRIVDLVTEGVDISFRLGQLGEGAFIARQLGQVGRVLVAAPGYLSQHGPITEPSDLVKHPFIRVQGMFGTDQLPLRHVTTVVESAPIHTAIKASHWRPMYEMIIAGVGIGVLEEPACVDALVDGQLVRILPQFEALPLDLNVLIQAQRPVPPRVRMIVTMLKKCTSEILGRVQVDCGEVANRFKALPDDDVSALLKLV; translated from the coding sequence ATGAATCTGCTGGAAGCCATGCGCATTTACGTCAGGGTGGTCGAGCGCGGGAGTATCTCCGGCGCGGCGAGAGACCTCAATATAGGGCAGCCTGCCGCGAGCGAACGTATCGAGCGGCTCGAGAAGTACCTTGGCTGCCGGCTCCTGCTCCGTAGTGCCCGCGCGTTCAATTGCACGCCCGACGGCGTTACCTTCTACGAGCGTAGCAAGATGATTCTGCACGCCGTGGAACAGGCGGTCGCTGAAGTGTCGAACGACGAGCAGGTTCTCAGGGGAACGATTCGCGTCGCGGCGCCTCACTGCTTTGGCGAGACGGTCGTGCCGGAGGCGCTGACGCTCGTTCGCGGAGTCTATCCGCAGCTGGATCTGGAACTGGTCCTGAACGACAGGATCGTCGATCTCGTGACGGAGGGCGTGGACATTTCTTTCCGTCTTGGGCAACTCGGAGAAGGGGCCTTCATTGCCCGCCAGCTCGGTCAGGTTGGGCGCGTCCTCGTTGCTGCGCCGGGCTATCTGAGTCAACACGGTCCAATTACTGAGCCGTCCGACCTGGTAAAACACCCGTTCATCCGAGTCCAGGGCATGTTCGGCACGGACCAGTTGCCGCTCAGACACGTGACGACCGTTGTGGAGAGCGCGCCGATCCATACCGCAATCAAGGCCAGTCATTGGCGGCCCATGTATGAAATGATCATCGCGGGTGTCGGCATCGGCGTGCTGGAGGAGCCGGCGTGCGTCGATGCGCTCGTAGACGGCCAGCTGGTCCGCATACTGCCGCAATTCGAGGCGCTACCTTTGGATCTGAATGTGCTGATCCAGGCGCAACGTCCGGTGCCGCCACGGGTTCGGATGATCGTGACGATGTTAAAAAAATGCACTTCGGAAATCCTGGGGAGAGTACAAGTCGACTGCGGCGAAGTGGCAAATCGCTTTAAAGCACTTCCCGACGATGATGTTTCCGCACTTCTAAAACTTGTCTGA
- a CDS encoding (2Fe-2S)-binding protein has translation MINLNVNGVQHALDIDPSTPLLYALRNDLHLHGAKFGCGLGQCGACTVIVGGQAAFSCLIPVSSIGSRPVRTIESLGTAAHPGPLQKSFIEHQAAQCGYCIAGMIMRAQALLERNPRPTERELREHMEPNLCRCGTHMRILAAIREVAHLPATDAAPSPPQGAASHGGMQ, from the coding sequence ATGATCAACCTTAACGTCAATGGCGTGCAGCACGCGCTGGATATCGATCCATCGACGCCGCTCCTTTACGCGCTGCGCAACGACCTGCATCTGCATGGCGCCAAGTTCGGCTGTGGACTCGGACAATGCGGCGCGTGCACGGTGATCGTGGGCGGCCAGGCCGCCTTTTCCTGCCTGATTCCAGTGTCGTCGATCGGCAGCCGCCCTGTGCGCACAATTGAGAGCCTCGGCACCGCCGCGCATCCCGGCCCGCTGCAGAAGTCGTTCATTGAGCATCAGGCCGCGCAGTGCGGTTATTGCATCGCCGGCATGATCATGCGCGCGCAGGCGCTGCTCGAGCGCAATCCGCGGCCGACCGAGCGTGAACTGCGCGAGCACATGGAGCCGAATCTTTGCCGTTGCGGCACCCACATGCGCATCCTCGCCGCGATCCGCGAAGTCGCGCACCTGCCCGCGACAGACGCTGCGCCCAGCCCGCCTCAAGGCGCGGCGAGCCACGGAGGCATGCAATGA
- a CDS encoding MFS transporter, with protein sequence MSTHASTTAGTASPVKLTRGLIALFAFCCGAIVANLYYAQPITELIAPDIHMSGGTASLIVSLTQIGYAFGLFFLVPLGDLLENRKLMITTALVSIVSLGAAAFAHQPGWFLAISLLVGFSSVAVQILIPLAAHLAPDESRGKVVGTIMSGLLLGILLSRPISSVVAGHFGWRAVFGSAAVLMTIVTSVLALTIPRRQPDHKATYFELIGSLAHLVRTMPILRHRSLYQALMFASFSLFWTAIPVELTRQFGLSQTAIGIFALVGAIGATSAPVAGRLADAGHTVRATLIALVVGALAYTPALIHPAWGVPGLVATGIVLDFGVQMNMVLGQREIYALHAASRNRLNALYMTSIFVGGAFGSALASPLYEHGGWPLVAAVATAFPIVALIHYLTIGRPFASRNA encoded by the coding sequence ATGTCAACGCACGCATCCACCACGGCCGGCACCGCAAGCCCGGTCAAGCTGACACGCGGCCTGATCGCGCTATTCGCATTCTGCTGCGGCGCGATCGTCGCAAATCTCTATTACGCGCAACCGATCACCGAATTGATTGCACCGGATATTCACATGTCCGGCGGCACGGCCAGCCTGATCGTTTCGCTCACGCAGATCGGCTACGCCTTCGGCCTGTTCTTTCTCGTGCCGCTCGGCGACCTGCTGGAGAACCGCAAGCTGATGATCACCACCGCGCTGGTGTCGATCGTGAGTCTCGGCGCCGCGGCGTTTGCCCATCAGCCGGGCTGGTTTCTCGCGATCTCGCTGCTGGTCGGCTTCAGCTCCGTGGCCGTGCAGATTCTGATTCCGCTCGCCGCCCATCTCGCACCGGACGAGTCGCGCGGCAAGGTGGTCGGCACCATCATGAGCGGACTGCTGCTCGGCATCCTGCTGTCGCGCCCGATCTCCAGCGTGGTCGCCGGGCATTTCGGCTGGCGCGCCGTATTCGGCTCCGCGGCCGTGCTGATGACGATCGTTACCAGCGTGCTCGCACTGACCATTCCGCGCCGCCAGCCGGATCACAAGGCCACCTACTTCGAGCTGATCGGCTCGCTTGCCCACCTGGTCCGCACGATGCCGATCCTGCGTCACCGCTCGTTGTATCAGGCGCTGATGTTCGCTTCGTTCAGCCTGTTCTGGACCGCGATCCCCGTCGAGTTGACCAGGCAGTTCGGACTCTCGCAAACCGCCATCGGCATCTTCGCGCTGGTCGGCGCGATCGGCGCGACCTCGGCGCCGGTCGCGGGGCGTCTCGCCGATGCGGGCCACACAGTGCGCGCGACGCTGATTGCGCTCGTGGTGGGCGCGCTCGCCTACACACCGGCGTTGATTCATCCGGCGTGGGGCGTGCCGGGGCTTGTCGCGACCGGCATCGTTCTCGACTTCGGCGTGCAGATGAACATGGTGCTGGGGCAACGCGAAATCTATGCATTGCATGCCGCGAGCCGCAACCGGCTCAATGCGTTGTACATGACCAGCATCTTCGTAGGCGGCGCGTTCGGCTCGGCGCTCGCCAGCCCGCTCTATGAACACGGCGGCTGGCCGCTCGTCGCCGCGGTCGCTACGGCCTTCCCGATCGTCGCGCTGATTCATTATCTGACGATCGGCCGCCCGTTCGCCTCCCGCAACGCCTGA
- a CDS encoding molybdopterin cofactor-binding domain-containing protein encodes MSVKEDDIDEGRRRFMMSGALVVSFSLFPDIKAMAQEVIADEGAAVHVAKATEALAGSLKTNPFLDAWIKIDPAGKVTAYTGKVELGTGVRTALLQIAAEELDMAPALITFLTADTGASPDEGLTAGSHTIADSGSALLNAAAQVRGLLVDAAAKHFGVESSVLKVRNAIIKAPDGRTMTYGHAIGGVDLHRMATPASPLKDPATFVTIGTSLPRLDIPGKVTGGPSYVQDMSMPDMLHARVVLPPVYDAKLLQTNTPEILKMPGVVKVIRNGSMLAVVAKGEWQAVQAQRALAAGSQWSARRTLPDPATVHSDLKTISTEHIEIANTHSAAGTPVKTLSAKYTKHYMLHGSIGPSCSVAQFKDGSMTVWTHSQGVYPLRDALAEMLSLAKDKVRCVHVEGSGCYGHNGADDVAAHAALIAREMAGHPVRVQWMREQEHTWDHYTPAMVTEVSASLDASGSIIDWNYALWSSSHNERIVNAGRLIPAQMLEKPFMPAASVPMVQPEGGGDRNAIPLYAFPNMHVMNNFSPTMPLHTSAMRSLGAHMNIFTIETFMDELSAAAGADPVAFRLKHMQDPRARDVIRLAAGKFGWPRAPRKANQGVGFAFGKYKNLMAYVAIAVEISVVRETGQVILERAEVAVDSGQIVTPDGIRNQIEGGVIQSASWTLYEALKFDTARIRSFDWSSYPILRFSAVPRSLNVHLINRPGAPFLGAAEASMGPTAGAIGNALFDATGKRLRDMPLGGDNLRRQIEI; translated from the coding sequence ATGAGCGTCAAAGAAGACGATATCGACGAGGGACGCCGCCGCTTCATGATGTCCGGCGCGCTGGTAGTGAGCTTCAGCCTGTTCCCCGACATCAAGGCCATGGCCCAGGAGGTGATCGCTGACGAAGGCGCTGCGGTGCACGTCGCCAAAGCGACCGAGGCGCTCGCGGGCAGCCTGAAGACCAATCCGTTTCTCGATGCATGGATCAAGATCGATCCCGCGGGCAAGGTGACCGCATACACCGGCAAGGTCGAACTGGGCACGGGTGTGCGCACCGCGCTGCTGCAGATCGCGGCCGAAGAACTGGACATGGCGCCCGCGTTGATCACGTTCCTGACCGCCGACACGGGCGCCTCGCCGGACGAGGGGCTCACAGCAGGCAGCCACACGATCGCCGACAGCGGCAGCGCGTTGCTGAACGCCGCCGCCCAGGTGCGGGGCCTGCTCGTCGATGCGGCGGCCAAACACTTCGGCGTCGAGAGCAGCGTGCTGAAAGTTCGGAACGCGATCATCAAGGCGCCCGACGGCCGCACGATGACTTACGGCCATGCCATCGGCGGGGTGGATCTGCATCGTATGGCGACGCCGGCTTCGCCGTTGAAAGACCCCGCCACGTTCGTAACGATCGGCACGTCATTGCCGCGGCTGGACATCCCGGGCAAGGTGACGGGCGGCCCGAGCTATGTGCAGGACATGTCGATGCCGGACATGCTGCACGCACGCGTGGTGCTGCCGCCGGTCTACGATGCGAAGCTGCTGCAGACGAATACGCCCGAGATTCTGAAGATGCCGGGCGTCGTGAAGGTGATCAGGAACGGCAGCATGCTGGCGGTGGTCGCCAAAGGCGAATGGCAGGCCGTGCAAGCGCAACGCGCGCTGGCCGCGGGGAGTCAGTGGAGCGCCAGACGCACATTGCCCGACCCGGCTACCGTGCACAGCGATCTGAAGACGATCTCCACTGAACACATCGAGATTGCGAACACGCACAGCGCGGCCGGCACGCCCGTCAAAACGCTGAGCGCGAAGTACACCAAGCACTACATGCTGCACGGTTCGATCGGCCCATCATGCTCGGTCGCGCAGTTCAAGGACGGCAGCATGACCGTCTGGACGCACTCGCAAGGGGTCTATCCACTGCGCGACGCGTTGGCTGAAATGCTGTCGCTGGCGAAGGACAAGGTGCGCTGCGTTCACGTCGAAGGGTCGGGCTGTTACGGCCATAACGGCGCAGACGACGTCGCCGCGCACGCCGCGTTGATCGCCCGCGAAATGGCGGGTCATCCGGTTCGCGTGCAATGGATGCGCGAACAGGAGCATACGTGGGATCACTACACGCCCGCGATGGTCACCGAAGTCAGTGCATCGCTCGACGCGAGCGGCAGTATCATCGACTGGAACTACGCGCTGTGGAGCAGCTCGCACAACGAGCGGATCGTCAACGCCGGCCGGCTCATTCCGGCGCAAATGCTGGAGAAACCGTTCATGCCGGCGGCGTCGGTACCGATGGTGCAGCCGGAAGGCGGCGGCGACCGCAACGCGATTCCGCTGTATGCGTTCCCCAATATGCACGTGATGAACAACTTCTCGCCGACCATGCCGTTGCACACGTCGGCGATGCGCTCGCTCGGCGCGCACATGAACATCTTCACGATAGAGACGTTTATGGACGAGTTGAGCGCCGCCGCCGGCGCCGACCCCGTCGCGTTCCGGCTCAAGCATATGCAGGATCCGCGCGCCCGAGACGTGATCCGGCTTGCCGCCGGGAAATTCGGCTGGCCGCGCGCGCCGCGCAAGGCCAATCAAGGCGTCGGCTTTGCGTTCGGCAAATACAAGAACCTGATGGCTTATGTGGCGATCGCCGTCGAGATTTCCGTGGTGCGCGAGACCGGCCAGGTGATTCTCGAGCGCGCCGAAGTGGCGGTGGACTCGGGGCAGATCGTCACCCCCGACGGCATCCGCAACCAGATCGAAGGCGGTGTGATTCAATCGGCAAGCTGGACGCTCTATGAAGCGTTAAAGTTCGATACAGCGAGAATCCGCAGCTTCGACTGGAGCAGTTATCCGATCCTGCGGTTCTCCGCCGTGCCGCGCAGTTTGAACGTGCATCTGATCAATCGCCCCGGTGCGCCCTTTCTCGGCGCTGCGGAAGCGTCGATGGGGCCGACCGCCGGCGCGATCGGCAATGCGCTGTTCGATGCGACCGGCAAGCGCCTGCGCGACATGCCCTTGGGCGGCGACAACCTGCGCCGGCAGATCGAAATCTAG
- a CDS encoding PLP-dependent aminotransferase family protein, with protein MNLYEKLADDIERLIRQGVYRHGERLPSVRQTSQQHRISVTTAIRAYLLLESRGLVTSRPQSGYFANFRNDEGERKTLELRQSKPIPISSTVDVSRLVLSTLRSIGVDDAVPLGSPYPDPSLFPFEKLNRYAYDVGRCKALWGVTDALPPGNPKLVRQIARRYLENGMAVDPNEIIITVGATEAINLCLQAVAKPGDVIAVESPTFYAMLHAIERMGMKAIEVSTHPEHGIDIEALAAIVESQPVTACMIMPNFQNPLGFQMPDERKRELVQFLTKRDIPVIENGVYNELHYDGTHPSTLKSFDTKGLVLHCGSFSKTLTAAYRIGWALPGRYRDQVEKLKFLNTLTSPSIPQLAIAEFLERDSYEHHLRKVRKAYAQQANLMKAMVSRFFPEGTRMSNPAGGYVLWVELPPKVDGMRLYKLALEQGITIGPGYMFSISEATYRNFIRLNYSSPWSSEIEQAVITVGKLVAMCAR; from the coding sequence ATGAATCTCTATGAGAAGCTTGCAGACGATATCGAGCGGTTGATCCGGCAAGGCGTGTACCGTCATGGCGAACGCCTCCCATCGGTACGGCAGACCAGCCAGCAGCATCGGATCAGCGTCACTACGGCTATCCGCGCGTATTTGCTGCTCGAAAGCCGTGGCCTGGTGACGAGCCGGCCCCAATCGGGCTATTTCGCTAACTTCCGGAACGACGAGGGCGAGCGCAAGACGCTCGAGCTCCGGCAGTCGAAACCGATCCCGATTTCGTCGACGGTCGACGTCAGCCGGTTGGTGCTCTCGACGCTGCGCTCGATCGGTGTCGACGATGCAGTGCCGCTCGGTTCGCCCTATCCCGATCCCAGTCTGTTTCCTTTCGAAAAGCTCAACCGATACGCCTACGACGTGGGACGGTGCAAGGCGCTGTGGGGCGTGACTGATGCGCTACCGCCTGGCAATCCGAAGCTCGTGCGCCAGATTGCGCGCCGCTACCTCGAGAACGGCATGGCAGTCGATCCGAACGAGATCATCATCACGGTCGGCGCGACCGAGGCGATCAATCTCTGCCTGCAGGCGGTCGCGAAACCCGGCGATGTGATCGCTGTCGAGTCACCGACGTTCTACGCGATGCTCCATGCGATCGAACGGATGGGCATGAAGGCGATCGAGGTGTCGACTCATCCGGAGCACGGCATCGATATTGAGGCGCTTGCTGCGATCGTGGAGTCGCAGCCTGTCACCGCCTGCATGATCATGCCGAACTTCCAGAATCCGCTGGGTTTCCAGATGCCCGACGAACGCAAGCGCGAACTGGTCCAGTTCTTGACGAAGCGGGACATTCCGGTCATTGAGAACGGTGTCTACAATGAACTGCACTATGACGGCACGCACCCGAGCACGTTGAAGTCCTTCGACACGAAGGGGCTGGTCCTTCATTGCGGTTCTTTCTCAAAGACCCTTACGGCAGCCTACCGGATTGGCTGGGCGTTGCCGGGCCGCTATCGCGATCAGGTCGAGAAACTCAAGTTTTTGAACACGTTGACCTCTCCGTCGATTCCTCAACTGGCGATTGCGGAATTCCTCGAGCGCGATAGTTACGAGCACCATCTGCGAAAGGTTCGGAAGGCATATGCGCAGCAGGCCAACCTCATGAAGGCGATGGTTTCGCGTTTCTTTCCTGAGGGGACGCGCATGTCCAACCCCGCGGGCGGATACGTGCTGTGGGTCGAACTGCCGCCTAAGGTCGACGGGATGCGGCTCTATAAGCTTGCTCTCGAGCAGGGCATCACCATCGGGCCGGGCTACATGTTCTCGATCTCGGAGGCGACCTATCGGAATTTCATCCGCCTCAATTACAGCAGCCCGTGGTCGAGCGAAATCGAGCAGGCGGTGATTACCGTCGGCAAG